A single region of the Elizabethkingia sp. JS20170427COW genome encodes:
- a CDS encoding enoyl-CoA hydratase-related protein: MNYTQFDIENKLDGSLKIVYLNQPESFNALNRQMLKELTLLMKECNDDPTVRCIALSARGEAFCAGQNLKEAFHITKEIEDDRIVQRMVIDYYNPLVTAIVKNKKPVISLVNGAAVGAGAMLALICDFTLAKKSAYFSQAFVNIGLIPDTAGTYFLPKLLGRQLANYLAFTGKKLSATEAWQKGLIAEVFEDEDFETKSMEILIHLAQQPTKAISLTKKAFNLSYVNSLTEQLDVEGIYQQRAAETLDFQEGVAAFLEKRKPNYQGK; encoded by the coding sequence ATGAATTATACACAGTTTGATATCGAAAATAAATTAGACGGGAGTCTGAAAATCGTATATCTTAACCAGCCAGAAAGCTTTAATGCTCTTAACCGACAAATGTTGAAAGAATTAACCCTATTGATGAAGGAATGTAATGATGATCCTACTGTAAGGTGTATTGCTCTTTCGGCAAGAGGCGAAGCTTTTTGTGCTGGACAAAATTTAAAAGAAGCTTTTCATATAACAAAGGAAATAGAAGATGACAGAATTGTACAAAGGATGGTTATCGATTATTACAATCCTTTGGTAACTGCTATTGTTAAAAACAAGAAACCCGTCATCTCTTTGGTTAATGGTGCTGCTGTTGGAGCAGGTGCTATGTTGGCACTAATTTGTGATTTTACCTTAGCTAAAAAGTCGGCTTATTTTTCTCAGGCATTTGTTAACATAGGATTAATCCCAGATACTGCAGGGACTTATTTTTTGCCGAAGCTTTTGGGTAGGCAGTTGGCTAATTATTTAGCATTTACAGGAAAAAAGCTTTCTGCTACAGAGGCTTGGCAAAAAGGCTTGATAGCTGAAGTGTTTGAGGATGAAGATTTTGAAACAAAATCTATGGAAATTTTAATACATCTTGCCCAACAACCTACTAAAGCCATAAGCTTAACCAAAAAAGCATTTAATCTTTCCTATGTTAATTCTCTTACAGAACAATTGGATGTGGAAGGAATTTATCAACAACGTGCTGCTGAAACACTAGATTTTCAAGAAGGAGTTGCAGCCTTTTTAGAGAAAAGAAAACCCAATTATCAAGGAAAATAA
- a CDS encoding 3-hydroxyacyl-CoA dehydrogenase NAD-binding domain-containing protein encodes MTKIGVVGSGTMGIGIAQIAASNGCQVFLYDLNLSQSQQALARLQTLLSSLVEKGKITAQQSESIIQHIQICPQLSGLKDCDLIIEAIVENKEAKVKLFQELEEVVSNKCILATNTSSISITSIAAGLSIPERFLGIHFFNPAPLMPLVEIIPGLRTSPSLSEEIALLLKDWKKTPVKAKDLPGFIVNRIARPFYGEALRIVEEHLATPEQVDEAMKSLGNFKMGPFELIDLIGVDVNFAVTQTVYKDYFYDPKYKPSLLQQRMSEAKLLGRKTGKGFYDYTGTVEKVTPHRDEVLYREIFLRIISMLVNEAVEAKRLHIASDEDLEIAVQKGVNYPKGLLAWGQKIGYTKISETLDKLYQYYQEERYRQSPLLRLL; translated from the coding sequence ATGACGAAAATAGGGGTTGTAGGCTCTGGGACAATGGGAATAGGGATTGCTCAGATAGCAGCGAGTAATGGTTGCCAAGTATTTTTGTATGATCTTAATCTCAGCCAAAGTCAGCAAGCTTTGGCTCGTCTTCAAACCTTATTATCATCTTTGGTCGAAAAGGGGAAAATCACCGCTCAGCAATCAGAAAGTATTATTCAACATATTCAGATATGCCCACAACTGAGTGGGTTGAAGGATTGTGATTTGATAATAGAAGCCATTGTAGAGAATAAAGAAGCAAAAGTAAAATTGTTTCAAGAACTAGAGGAAGTAGTTTCTAATAAATGTATTTTAGCTACCAATACCTCATCAATTTCTATTACTTCAATTGCAGCAGGATTATCTATTCCTGAGCGCTTTTTAGGAATTCATTTTTTTAATCCCGCTCCTCTTATGCCTTTGGTAGAAATTATACCAGGGTTGCGCACATCACCGAGTTTGTCAGAAGAGATCGCTTTATTGTTAAAGGATTGGAAGAAAACACCTGTAAAAGCCAAGGATCTTCCAGGTTTTATTGTTAATAGAATTGCTAGACCTTTTTATGGAGAAGCTTTGCGCATAGTAGAAGAGCATTTGGCGACTCCTGAGCAGGTAGATGAAGCGATGAAGTCTCTAGGGAATTTTAAAATGGGACCTTTTGAATTGATTGATTTAATAGGTGTTGATGTAAACTTCGCAGTTACCCAAACGGTATATAAAGATTATTTTTATGATCCAAAATATAAACCTTCTTTACTCCAACAAAGGATGAGTGAAGCAAAACTTTTGGGAAGAAAAACAGGAAAAGGATTTTATGATTATACAGGAACTGTTGAAAAGGTAACTCCTCATAGAGATGAGGTTTTGTACCGAGAAATTTTTTTAAGAATTATCTCTATGTTGGTGAATGAAGCTGTAGAGGCAAAGAGATTGCATATTGCCAGTGATGAAGATCTAGAGATTGCGGTACAAAAAGGAGTGAATTATCCCAAGGGACTATTGGCTTGGGGACAGAAAATAGGATATACGAAAATTTCTGAAACTTTGGATAAGTTGTATCAATATTATCAAGAAGAAAGATACAGGCAAAGCCCTTTGTTAAGACTTTTATAA